Proteins encoded together in one Candidatus Neomarinimicrobiota bacterium window:
- a CDS encoding DoxX family protein — translation MNKFRETCSFGCENSSNFGLLALRTLPAYFLVSNHGWSKITNPEKWNWLGTTFAKYFFGILDFATPAFGFIAAFSESICAILVLLGLFTRPAALLVAATMLIAAFHHITTTGNPESALVYFSVFIAIAFTGPGKFSLDSILFASKK, via the coding sequence ATGAATAAGTTCCGGGAAACGTGTTCATTTGGTTGTGAAAATTCGTCGAATTTCGGATTGCTCGCGCTTCGAACTCTTCCTGCATATTTTCTGGTTTCGAACCATGGATGGAGTAAAATAACCAATCCTGAGAAATGGAATTGGCTTGGAACGACGTTTGCAAAATATTTTTTTGGTATTCTTGATTTTGCAACTCCGGCCTTTGGTTTTATAGCTGCATTTTCAGAATCTATTTGTGCTATTCTTGTGTTGCTTGGGTTATTCACACGTCCGGCTGCTTTGCTTGTTGCGGCAACCATGTTGATTGCAGCTTTTCACCACATTACGACAACAGGAAACCCGGAAAGCGCATTGGTCTATTTTTCTGTTTTCATAGCGATCGCATTCACTGGTCCCGGCAAATTCAGTTTAGACTCGATCCTATTTGCATCTAAAAAATGA